AGTAAAATATAAGTAACATGACAACAATGGAGATAGCAGTGGCCTGAAGAATTAATCAGTAAAACTTTGCTGCTGAGTTACCTCTCTCAGTAAACACATGGCACAAATTAATAACAGGAAAAGGAAAGAGATCTGCCGTGTCACAATTTCATATTACCATTAGACACCCCAGGTCTGAGATCTACTAGATATGTTTAGCTTATAAACTACATTAGGTAGGGAAGCATAGTACCAAACTTATTAACTGTTTCAGAATTTGATGATTCCTAAATAACGGGAAAAGCTTGAAACAATTGTCTAACTAAAACTAACAAGTAGAATCACAATAACATAAAAAGAAGGATGGACCAAATGCATAGAACTCCCGGCAATGCAACATCTGACTTTGAGGAGGTAAATGTACTCAACCTTAACCCTTACAACTATAAGGGTTAATGTATGCAGCCGTAAGCAATCTTATCATTATACTTAGGCTCACCCTCTATATTAACAAAATCACAAAGATGGAAAACTGGACTTGGCAACTACAATTTGAAACCTAAATTTTATTAAGACTCGAGCTGGACACTTGCTGATAAAGGAACCATATATGAGACATGCAATAGCTCTAGAAAGTTGCCTAGcgtgtaaatattttaaaatttaaaatccatATGCATTTCATGTACATTTAATAGCTTCAAGGATTTTTGTGATGATATTTGCAAGCAATTGTATGATGAATGCTCTTCATGATTTTTCATGTATAGTCAAATCAACACAAGCCAGATTGTGCAAAAACAGAAAAACAAACTTAAGGAAAgtaaggagaaagaaagaaaaagagacaaGAGTCTAGCCAAATTAGTCATATATATTAACTTGGTTGATGAAGATAACCCATCAATCCAATTTATCAATACGAATTTGTAACAATGATAACAGAGTATTGGTTCAAGAGGCTCTTTTTTCAAGTTCAAAAAGTAAATGGGATGGACTCTACTGCTGTAGTTTCCTCAAGTAGACAAGGATGACAAGTGGCACAAATGTCTGTGGAAAACATTCATCCAGATCAAATCTAAAAATGTATGTTACAGGAAGACACCTAACTCAACTTTTTTGGTAGACAGGACGGTTTTTTCTTGATCGCCAACAATGGTTGAACATAGAATACAGCATTAGCATTTTAACTCGTCAACAACCAAAGAAAAAGGCAATCCAATTTGCTCCAATCTAATTGCCATTGAGTTAATAAACAATAATTAATAATTGGTTTTTCAGCAAAGAACCTCGGAATTAATAGTTCGCAACTAATTCAAATGCATAAAGCTGAAAATGATTGTACATTTCTTAGGTTAATAAGTTCTCCCTTCAGTTACAGAATAGTCAAGATCTCTTTTGAATTTATCAGTGAATCAGACGATAACAAGTTACCTTCAAGTGTGCATTATGCCGCTTTCCAGCTTTCCATCTCCGTATTTGTCCATTGTTCATGGTCCTAAATCGGAATTTAAAAGATCTAAACACAAAGAAATGACAAAAAGAGAAAATTAGAGCTAATGAAACATAGCAAAAAGACAGTAAAACTCTCTGAAGAACAAATAAAGCATACGAGTAAGATTTGATCTTATATTTCTTCACTTTAGAAATAACTGGCGTGCGCGGCGCCCTCGATCTATCCTTCACCGCATAAAAACGTGACTGCGTCGCCTGAAACCCAATCAAAATCAAAGCAAAGGCGCATATGCAATCAAATCAGAAACTAGGCTAAGAATAAAATTTTAAGCgaataaaaaatcaacaaaaagagGGTAACAAATATTCTTCACTAGAAAATAATTCAATTAGCTAAAGgacaaagaaatataaaaatcattttcaaagaaaCGTACCGGAAGAAGACGAGAGGGAGTGTGAAACCCTAAAACCGGCGGCCGGTCGCGGAGAGCTGCGGAAACGAAGTCACTGATAACGGGCTTGCGAATGGAAGGATCTACGGGTAACGCCATTGATCGGAGGCATCGATGCGGGAAGGGAGCAGGAGCGAAGGCAGGCCGGGAAGAGGAGAGCAAATGTCGACCGATGCTGGCGAACCATCGCGCCTGCATCGTTGTGGCTTCGGGACAGAAAAAAGGAACGAGTTCGCTAGCCTCTCTCTCGAACGACGAAATAAAAACCGGACCGGACGAAGTTGACTCGACCCCACATTTCGGATGCGCAACAGTTGATTGAGTTAGGTTCGGACCCAATCAATCAATGTAAGACTTTGATCGTTCCCCCCAATACTCCTCACCAGCTCACTGCTTGAACAACACGAACCGTTTCGGCTTACTTCCCCGGCGCCACTCGCTCCACCATGGGAAGAAGGGGCGACACTGCATCGAACGCATGCCACGGGTTCTCGTAGTCGTAGCAGCCGTCAGCTATGAGTGACAGGCCACGCACGACGATCCCACCGGAGGGGAAGATGTTCTCCGACGCGCCAAGCGCATAGGACTTGTTATGGGTGTCGATGCAGAGGATTTTGTCGTGAGGGCGGCGAGAAGGGAAGACGAAGTGCTCGGGGAAGCCGTGCACGGGGCGGCCGGTGAGGGTGCTCATGAACCATGTTCTGTTGGGGTCCTTGTAAGGGGGAACGCTTGGGTCCTTTGAGGGGGTGAAATGTGAGGAGGGCTGGAGTTGGGTCATGGCGAATTCTTCGTGGTGGTGCGGTGTCAGTGGGCGTCCTTCGGGTAGCCAAGGATTGGATGGCGAccaggaggaggaaggaggtgaTAGCGTAGAGGTAGGTGGCGGTGCATCCAGCTTGGATGTGGGGCTTTGGGCACGCGTTCTTGGGCCCGTGGGAAAGAGGTGGCCGGAGAGAAGAGGGGTGGCCTGTCAATCTCGATCGATCATTAATACTACTTGGGGTTGGCGGATAAAATATATAGAGAGCGTAAAATGATACGCCACACAATGATAAACACTTCCTTACTGTATCCTGTTCAACCATTAAATGACTTTACCGATCATTGGACGGTCCAGATCAGAAAGTCTCCACTTCCCTGCTCAATTAACGGTCGGATCTTGCTAAATCGGAGTCCCGTGGTTTGTTCGTCTACGTGATGTACGGAATTCTCTAAGATTCGTGATGCCTTCAATTTTATCAATGGAAAATATAATACATGATAACATGTGTATGAATAACACTACACCGCACTACCcccatcttcctcttctttcttcgatGTTAACGTAAATACAAAGTGGTaacgaagaaggaagaggagataaATCAGTGTGGTGTTGATACATATGCCTAATCTCTTTTCTCTTCCTACGTCACACATGTTTCACCGCTCTGTCTCgtttttattcttattattaatatttaaatcAACATTAATCGACCACCATTATAACAATCATATACAGTACAATCATTCGTTATCataattgaaattatttttttatccatcattttttatattattcatgTATATTTCATTAATAAAACCAatgatattaggataaataaggttaaatattttacttttattattataatgaattcaatataaattttttgagtATATGGATCGAGATGTTAAAGAAATATAATTATAGGAGTGCTATATAATTAGCTTATTATTGCTGTTGAAACTATTTTTTTGTTTATCGTTTTTGTACTATTCATATACATATTGTATCTTCGATCAATAAAATCGACGATGATAGGATGAATaaggttaaatgtttcacttttagaattataaaaattttaatataatttttttagatcgATGAATAGAAATACTAAAGAGGTATAACTGTACGGATCAatgaaatactaaagataatgAGATCCCTAATACTCACAACCAATAACCACAACCGTACGAGTAGTAGTCATCGCCTAcgcacaagtgggtcccaagtggGGCCACGTCGTGTCAAATCAGCATGCTGGCAAATGACGCATTGGAACGAACGGGTAACGATCGGTGGTCCTTGTTGGCCGCTATTACCGCGTTTGAATCTCGGTAAACGGACGGCGGAGATCAGCTCACACGCCTGTTAAAGCAATCGGATCGAAGCGAGCGATAGAGAAGGGGCTCACTGCTTTCTCCCCCAAAAGGAGGAGCGGCTTTGGGCATCTCCCCTCCTCTCTGTCGAAACATTTCGCACGATCTCGATGCCCAGCTAAAGATTTTGGGTGGGATTCTTGAGCTGGCGATTGTGGAGGAATAAAGGAGGAGATCGGCGATGGGGCAGGCGTTCCGGAAGCTCTTCGATACCTTCTTCGGCAACAAGGAGATGAGGGTATGCTCCATTCCCATTCCTCTCCCTTCTTCTAATCTTGTTCTTGTGCTCACAGTTTATTGATCACCGTCCTCCCTTTCGTTCACTCTCTCTCGAAGTGATATCGTCTACAATATTTAGGGATCTTGGTCGGCTGAACGGGGTGTAACATGATGAGACATCTCATCTTTATGATGTCTAATGGAAAACTCGCGCTCTGATTATTGTGATTCTACCAAGATTTCTTTTTCGTGCTATAAATAGATGTACTTCTTCTGTTAGTTAATGAACATTCCCCCATCTATTGTCGATTTGAGCGGAATGTATTGTTCAAGAAGGTGTTCTTTAGTTTTACCTTTTTGATGAACTAACCAACTCTTTTTCCTATATTTGCAACTACTTTAGTTAGCTCCCTAGTAGTTCTTTATCACTTCAAGTATGATCGCATGCACTTTTCTTTCCTTTTAAATTGTcacatgattccttttgaatttctAAGTTCCGAGCAGTATTTGTTGCTGCAGTCATAAATTCTGATGGGGAGTAGGCCTAGTAGTATACTTATTATACCTTATAAATTAACCTAAGTCTTTGCTCACAATTGATGCGGGACTCAGTCGAGGTGGTATAATTTCCCCCGCTTTAGGGTGACGGCTTCATCGATGTCCAAACATAGCCTAGAATCAAACCCTAGTATGATATACATAAGTCATATCCTAACCTAATGATGGCTCGTCGCTATGATGTGCACTATGACCCGTAGGTTACAAGACTATAttgactctgatactaattgatcTAATGGAGTAATTGGCTTACTACTTAAACCTTATTAACTGACCCAAAATGATTATGCCCAAATTAATAGTAGGATGTGGGTTAGGTCATTATAAGTCAATCTAAGTCTTTGTCCACTTATAAGTCAATGCTAGGT
Above is a genomic segment from Musa acuminata AAA Group cultivar baxijiao chromosome BXJ3-4, Cavendish_Baxijiao_AAA, whole genome shotgun sequence containing:
- the LOC103982572 gene encoding uncharacterized protein LOC103982572 is translated as MQARWFASIGRHLLSSSRPAFAPAPFPHRCLRSMALPVDPSIRKPVISDFVSAALRDRPPVLGFHTPSRLLPATQSRFYAVKDRSRAPRTPVISKVKKYKIKSYSSFKFRFRTMNNGQIRRWKAGKRHNAHLKSKEAKRRLRRPGIVHAAYAKVMKKLNFCA